The DNA sequence atgacccttccatattcatctacatttcaaaactgacccctgcagaagtccgaacaagagctaagatggatctttcgcttgaaagcacgcgttgcactctttttcccttagaccgattttatcccaaatgggtttttcggcaaggattttaatgaggcaaccattgatcgtgctgcacttacaacaatatccgaggcctctttacaatcgacctcgaatactggggggggcattaggccctcaaatacatcgagttcagatgcaagaaagttatttcacaacaatagggttccaataggaaaaattgtaagagccaaatggtcgaaacgaaccatgctcatgtagattggcccgaacccaggcacgaaacatgaacacatgtgtaGTGACTTACgaagaaagttctcctctttaccgacatctcatatccaaggaaaattcctctatttagaGATTTATTACGCAAATAAAATTGAGATAAattcgaccactaagcctacgggctactttcatttcgagtgcCAACAAAACTCACTCGAACatcacgcctacgggctacattacttcaaattcgaatcattcactcgactaataagcctacgggctactttcatttcgagttcgagcaagcactcactcaaccattacgcctacgggctatatttcttcaagttcGGATCATCCACTCGACGACTAaacctacaggctacttttatttcgggttcgaatcatttcactcaactactaagcctaagagATACTTTCATTTCGAGTGCGAGCTAAACTCACTCGATCatcacgcctacgggctacattatttcgagtttgaatcattcacttaactaataagcctacatgctacttttattttgagttcgagcaagcactcactcaaccatcatgcctacgggctacattattttgagttcgaatcattcactcgactaataagcctacgggctactttcatttcgagttcgagcaagcactcactcaaccattacgcctacgcacttattacttcgagttcgaatcattcactcgactaataatcctacgggctactttcatttcgagttagagcaaggactcactcaaccattacgcctacgggctatactacttcgagtttgaatcattcactcgactaataagcctacgggctactttcatttcgagttcgaccaagcactcactcaaccattacgcctatgggcttattacttcgagttcgaatcattcactctcctaataagcctacgggctactttcattttgagttcgagcaagcactcactcaaccattatgcctacgggctatatttcttcgagttcgaatcattgactcagCTAGTAAGCCTAAAGGCCACATCATAGAGACTACGAAATCCAAATTTGACTAAAGTTATTtagatccttgtgaaaacattcataaagGTGTAAATAAAAGTCTTCACGAAACAGAATCAGGTCGGCAGAATtatcaatatacaaaattatctacatggttgattacaacgtaaaaactaaggaCTAAATTTCTTGATCatcgggagcggtctcttctttatcagactccccccgttctcggatccgctcttgctcccatcatcatcatcatcattgtcatcatcatcgccattgGAAACcaaagcttcagcatcggctttgagctctttggccctttttatttcttcagCGAGTTCGAAACCACCAGCATGGATCTCCTCTAGGGTTTCCCTTCGGGATCGGCACTTAGCTAGTTCGGCTACCCGATGTGCTCGAATATCGGCGGACTCAgatgcctctcttgcttggacctgcataacttcagcatcggcccgatagacggccacgagtgcatctgCATCGGCCTTTTCCTTTTCGGCATCAgtttcggccttggcaagtacagaggccaaccgagcctcaatctcctctattcttcttgcatGAACCgagcctttttccttcattttctgaagttgggtttcggccgatgataactgggctcgagcagtttctttttctgcagcaaagcgatCCATACCTACTTTCCACCGTAAAGACTCTATTTTTATTACGtcaacctcctcacgaagcttccctattatctcaattttttgctgcagTTGTGGGACCGAAATGTTAGCCATCATTCCAGTATCAAGaccataggctttcaaaagtatcattacctgctcaaacaaatcggtctgatcttggtaagccttggccaattcagctcggaggtcttttatttcctcgtCCCTCTGCCCTAAGAGAAGTCTTAGGGAGTTCCTCTCATCagtaacccgttgaaggtcgACTTCGTATCGACGCAACTCGTTTTGGGAcagagaacatgcttctcgatgaactgtcgctgcctacaaagaaacaagaaatgaagttaACAAAAAGTAAAACATAAAGGTAGTACCGGGAAAACAAATTTAAAAGCCTACCTGATTTAAAGTCTGCCGCACCCCGTGAAAAAGGTCTGATTCATCATCAGTACTGGCAACGTCCTTGATACCGGTAAACAGTTCACGAAAGGGATCCTCTCCATTGTGAGGCttgtctagatcgagggcccccggagcttgggcttcccgaatcaccccagCGGAAAAAACGGGAAAAGGAGGCGAATCTTCGActgctgctgccccaaatgaatcacctggagcattctcttcggttcgaagggaTTCGAGGGCCCCTTAGATCATATCCCCTGCCCGTTGGGTCCGATGAGCTGCGTCTTCGATCTCCGATAATTCGGGGACTCTACCcaaatctttctccgatataccctcagttcgaggcggagcctcgtggagcatcatcgatccagctgtGGATGGGACATCGGTGGTTTTCTTCATTCGGGCCGCCAGCGCTGACCCAtcgttttcttttctttcttcatcttcatcccttagacgcagaacagATTTCAAGGTCAAAGGAATGGCATCCTTGTTCGGCTTGCGAGccatcctcttcttcggttttgggtCTTCGGGAATGTGGGCTCTTTTCCTTTTGTTTCCCTTCGCTGGTTTTGGGACAGGGGCCAAGATTTCTTCCTCGTTGGACAAAGGCCTCAAAATCGCAtccttacccaaacctgcatatggaaaatctaataaaatatttgaaaaccaCCTCGTTCGAAGAATGCGAGAAATGGGCTTACCAttatttttggcctcccaccgaccctttgacaaatcacgccatgagcgcttggcgtatgtggaggtcgaaacaagagctcgtacccagttcttaagatcgggaactgctccgagcatccagggaaccgctacatcataaaaagaggagtgtcgatgagagaagaaatgaaaaaacaaagtagaagtaacagcaggatcacacttacgtttcatattccactcctcggcaaagggcatcttttcagtcggaatcaggtccgaagtccttactcgaacgaacctgctcatccaaccccggtccctgtcctcgtcaatactcgagaacagagccttgaaAGCCCGACGCTAAaattttattaaccctcctcgaaaaagtcgaggacggtataatcggataagatggtcgagggtgaacggcatcccctcgattATGCTCAtgaaatatcggatcaggataacgattcGCCAAAAAGATGGATGGACCTGGCCTATGGTAATTTGGTATTGACGACAGAAATCAATGATAACGGAATCaaggggacccaacgtgaaagagtaagaatacacattcaaaaaccctctcacgtgcgaagtgatatcttcgtcagaagaaggaatcattattttatttttatcccaattgcaatccttctttagctattggaggtgcttctcggttatcgaacatataTACCTCGATACCGGTTCACATCGACCTGGgaccgatgagcctttatcgaccttgaAATCAGAAGTAAGGACGCACCCcccgggaacgcactcctcaggccgtggttctacCGGTGTAtcatcggcggcacactgtgaagatgaagctttctctttctgagggaTGGTCTGtgacgttttcgccatttttgaattcaaaagtaaGGAATAGAAAAAAGTGgcaaagatttggtagaattgaagaggggcTTCTACAGAAAGAAATTATAGAAttactggtaagttggagagtacgaaAAGGgatttgggaaatttggaaggTGGAAGATGTAAAAGAAGTAAAGGATAAAAGAAAGGGTTACATATAGGCTCGCATCATGGCGGTTCAATATTagaggtggccgaccaccgtctgacaagcattaaaaaccttgaaagactaaatcgatgggacaactatcacatgCGTCATAATCAATCCCTGTTAAAACGTCAGCTTGTTACCCGATCAAACCGTCGAaaatcatatcgattctcaccGCATCCTTCATAAGaatcgaggggactatctgtatatggtcaaaatagatttcggctttcctacgttcgatcgagatcGAGTGGTAAGAAATCGGAGTAGGATTCTGGGAGTAAGCTCCGAAGAcggtacaaacgag is a window from the Nicotiana tomentosiformis chromosome 10, ASM39032v3, whole genome shotgun sequence genome containing:
- the LOC138900000 gene encoding KNR4/SMI1 homolog, with protein sequence MERIPFVNCLPAATVHREACSLSQNELRRYEVDLQRVTDERNSLRLLLGQRDEEIKDLRAELAKAYQDQTDLFEQVMILLKAYGLDTGMMANISVPQLQQKIEIIGKLREEVDVIKIESLRWKVGMDRFAAEKETARAQLSSAETQLQKMKEKGSVHARRIEEIEARLASVLAKAETDAEKEKADADALVAVYRADAEVMQVQAREASESADIRAHRVAELAKCRSRRETLEEIHAGGFELAEEIKRAKELKADAEALVSNGDDDDNDDDDDGSKSGSENGGSLIKKRPLPMIKKFSP